The following are encoded together in the Williamwhitmania sp. genome:
- a CDS encoding lysine exporter LysO family protein translates to MKGSLIILSFFAVGVLFGYVHWLPAWLLHGNFTEYALYLLMFLVGIGIGSDPRSLQTIRSMNLTVLLVPLTTIVGTLIGVSCVSLLISDISLKDVAAIGSGFGYYSLSSIYITEIRGGTLGVVALLSNVMREIITLLFTPIFARYFGKLAPIACGGATSMDTTLPIITQYVGKDYAVISLLNGTILTVLVPFLVTFILV, encoded by the coding sequence ATGAAAGGAAGCTTGATTATCCTTTCCTTTTTTGCAGTGGGAGTGCTGTTTGGCTATGTGCATTGGCTTCCTGCTTGGCTGCTACATGGTAATTTTACCGAGTATGCTCTGTACCTGCTGATGTTTCTTGTAGGAATTGGCATTGGCTCTGACCCGCGATCCCTTCAAACGATTCGGAGCATGAATCTAACGGTGCTACTAGTACCGCTAACTACCATAGTAGGTACGCTAATTGGCGTGAGCTGTGTGTCGTTGCTCATTTCCGATATTTCATTGAAGGACGTTGCAGCCATTGGTTCGGGGTTTGGTTACTATAGCCTTTCAAGCATTTACATTACCGAAATTCGGGGGGGAACGCTTGGGGTAGTCGCCCTTCTCTCCAACGTAATGCGCGAAATAATCACCTTGCTCTTTACACCCATTTTTGCTCGCTATTTTGGTAAGTTGGCTCCAATTGCCTGTGGAGGTGCAACATCCATGGATACTACCCTTCCTATTATTACCCAATATGTTGGAAAGGACTATGCGGTGATTAGCCTTTTAAATGGTACCATACTCACGGTGCTCGTTCCATTTTTGGTTACCTTTATTTTGGTTTAG
- the brnQ gene encoding branched-chain amino acid transport system II carrier protein: protein MKKATKDTFIIGLALFAMFFGAGNLIFPPMLGFRAGESWLSGALGFMMSDVGLSLMGIVAVAMIGGGFTALGNKVGPRYSKILGTTIMLALGPLLAIPRAGAVSYEMGIESLFPSSTMWVVTTIFFIATIFFVFDQKGVVDKIGKLLTPVLLITLLVIIVAGIIYPIGTASHAKVPNTFGLGFTEGYQTVDALAAVIFARIILNTLTAKGYTKISSQVMMTIKAGAIALGIIAIVYGGLIAIGSNASALFPDDITRTSLFVCIVNRILGSSGTIIMAVAVVFACFTTAVGLTATAGAYFQHISKGKINYKVTVVAISLVSLLIANLGVKEIIAISEPILRLVYPPVIMLIICGLFDKLGLSKHFYRGAVHTALLLSIPEMLASFHVPVNSAVDLLNSFPLANYKVGWLIPSLLVALVMHIAFHKKATLLAA from the coding sequence ATGAAGAAGGCAACAAAAGACACTTTCATAATTGGGCTCGCGCTATTCGCCATGTTTTTTGGAGCAGGAAATCTGATCTTCCCTCCAATGCTGGGTTTTAGAGCAGGGGAAAGTTGGTTATCGGGCGCGCTAGGCTTCATGATGTCCGACGTTGGACTATCACTCATGGGAATAGTTGCCGTAGCCATGATTGGAGGTGGATTCACCGCTCTTGGTAACAAGGTTGGCCCGCGCTACTCTAAAATCCTTGGCACCACAATCATGTTGGCACTCGGCCCACTACTTGCAATTCCTCGAGCCGGTGCTGTTTCATACGAAATGGGCATAGAATCGCTTTTCCCTTCCAGCACCATGTGGGTAGTAACCACCATATTCTTTATTGCTACCATATTCTTTGTTTTCGATCAAAAGGGTGTAGTGGATAAGATTGGAAAGTTGTTGACCCCAGTTCTGCTTATAACGTTATTGGTGATTATAGTTGCAGGCATAATCTACCCAATTGGTACTGCCTCACACGCCAAAGTGCCCAACACCTTTGGTCTTGGATTTACCGAAGGATACCAAACAGTGGATGCGCTTGCGGCCGTTATATTTGCTAGAATAATTCTGAACACCTTAACTGCAAAAGGGTATACCAAAATATCTTCGCAGGTTATGATGACCATTAAAGCTGGGGCCATCGCCTTGGGAATAATTGCCATTGTTTATGGGGGACTTATTGCCATTGGCTCCAATGCCAGCGCCCTCTTCCCAGACGATATCACCAGAACCTCACTATTTGTATGCATTGTAAATCGCATTTTAGGTTCAAGTGGTACAATAATTATGGCCGTAGCAGTCGTATTTGCATGCTTTACCACTGCAGTGGGTCTTACGGCCACTGCAGGTGCATATTTTCAACACATTTCGAAGGGGAAAATTAATTACAAAGTTACGGTGGTAGCAATTAGCCTTGTCAGCCTGCTCATTGCCAACCTAGGAGTAAAGGAGATTATAGCAATATCGGAACCAATACTAAGGCTAGTATACCCACCCGTAATAATGCTCATCATTTGCGGATTATTCGACAAACTTGGCTTATCGAAGCACTTCTATAGAGGAGCAGTGCATACAGCCTTACTGCTCAGTATTCCGGAGATGCTTGCCAGCTTTCATGTTCCAGTTAACTCAGCAGTTGACCTACTAAACTCTTTTCCACTTGCGAACTATAAGGTTGGTTGGCTAATTCCTTCCTTGCTGGTTGCACTGGTAATGCACATTGCCTTTCATAAAAAGGCAACCCTACTAGCAGCGTAG
- a CDS encoding cold shock domain-containing protein, translated as MGRPRETSNKKQVRTNKEKKRKEKELKRIERKESGTNNFDDMIAYVDENGMLTSTRPDPMNKQEIEIESIEIGIPRSTNEPVDIVRHGVVSFFNDSKGFGFIKDLDTQESIFVHINGLLESIKENNRVTFEVEKGQRGLIAVKVKIDK; from the coding sequence ATGGGGAGGCCAAGGGAAACCTCGAATAAAAAACAAGTAAGGACAAACAAGGAGAAGAAGAGAAAAGAGAAGGAACTGAAGCGGATTGAACGCAAGGAAAGCGGGACCAATAATTTTGATGACATGATTGCTTATGTGGATGAGAATGGAATGCTTACCTCCACCCGACCTGATCCCATGAATAAGCAGGAGATTGAAATTGAGAGCATTGAGATTGGAATTCCTCGTTCTACCAATGAGCCAGTTGATATAGTTCGTCACGGCGTGGTTTCGTTCTTCAACGACTCCAAGGGTTTTGGTTTTATCAAGGATCTTGATACCCAGGAAAGTATATTTGTGCACATTAATGGACTGCTTGAGTCGATCAAGGAGAATAACAGAGTTACTTTTGAGGTGGAGAAGGGTCAGCGTGGATTAATTGCCGTAAAGGTAAAGATCGATAAGTAG
- a CDS encoding aldose epimerase family protein, whose product MMHKKVEHWGKVSSGEEVQLVTLTNSSGASVAFSNYGARVVSVKVPDNKGDISEVVLGYSSLEGYLKGVEWFGCIVGRYANRIGGSRFSLNGKTYQLQPNEGDNHLHSADVGFSHRPWKLIQGEGGNNGVVFKIVSPDGEGGYPGGVEVTVNYAWSETNVLSMQFHAITDTPTVLNLTHHSYFNLGGEDSGSIENHLLQVEAKQYLETDKHQIPTGKLIPVTGTVMDFSQLQWLKPGLESIYPDILIGNGYDHCWVVDAPQGQINKVALVKHPSNGRTMEVRSTLPGVQVYTGNGLDSLVPGRAGRMYVHRDAICIEPQLFPDAPNHHEFPSTVITPAAPFEHSIEYAFTVGK is encoded by the coding sequence ATGATGCATAAGAAGGTTGAACATTGGGGCAAAGTTTCCTCTGGTGAAGAGGTACAGCTGGTTACTTTGACAAATAGTAGCGGGGCTTCGGTGGCGTTTTCAAACTATGGCGCTCGTGTTGTTTCCGTGAAAGTTCCCGATAACAAGGGGGATATTTCTGAAGTAGTGCTTGGTTACTCATCGCTCGAAGGTTACCTGAAAGGGGTGGAGTGGTTTGGATGTATCGTTGGTCGCTATGCCAACCGCATTGGTGGCTCCCGCTTTTCACTCAATGGAAAAACCTACCAGCTGCAACCTAATGAGGGAGACAATCACCTGCATAGCGCCGATGTTGGATTTAGCCATCGGCCATGGAAGTTGATTCAAGGTGAGGGCGGCAACAATGGTGTGGTGTTTAAAATTGTGAGCCCCGATGGTGAAGGTGGATATCCAGGCGGGGTAGAAGTAACAGTTAATTATGCTTGGAGTGAGACCAATGTTCTTTCAATGCAATTCCATGCTATCACCGATACACCAACTGTGCTTAACCTCACTCACCATAGCTACTTTAACCTTGGTGGGGAGGATAGCGGCTCCATTGAAAATCATTTGCTTCAGGTGGAAGCCAAGCAATATCTAGAAACCGATAAACATCAAATTCCTACCGGAAAACTAATCCCGGTCACTGGAACAGTAATGGATTTCTCCCAGCTGCAATGGCTCAAGCCGGGATTGGAAAGCATTTACCCCGACATACTTATTGGCAATGGCTACGACCACTGCTGGGTAGTTGATGCCCCTCAAGGACAAATAAACAAGGTGGCGCTGGTTAAGCATCCTAGCAATGGCAGAACCATGGAGGTTCGGTCGACGCTTCCTGGCGTGCAGGTGTATACCGGCAATGGCCTTGATAGCCTTGTTCCAGGAAGAGCTGGCCGAATGTATGTTCACCGCGATGCCATCTGCATTGAGCCTCAACTTTTCCCGGATGCTCCAAACCACCACGAATTTCCTTCCACTGTGATTACACCTGCTGCGCCATTTGAGCATAGCATTGAGTATGCCTTCACTGTGGGAAAATAG
- a CDS encoding LysO family transporter, translating into MITVILIMLLGIVVGVWLRTKPKLVLLNDRLTTYAIYLLLLLLGISIGSNKTIVSNLPILGVKAFLITLGAVFGSVLLAFVTYRVFFKPKEKV; encoded by the coding sequence ATGATTACAGTGATTCTCATAATGCTTTTAGGAATTGTGGTTGGAGTTTGGCTTCGCACAAAGCCGAAGCTAGTGCTGCTAAATGATAGGCTCACCACCTATGCCATCTACCTGCTTCTGCTTTTACTGGGTATTTCTATCGGTTCTAATAAAACCATTGTTTCAAATTTGCCAATACTTGGAGTAAAGGCGTTTTTGATTACATTGGGCGCAGTATTTGGTAGCGTCCTATTGGCCTTTGTTACCTACCGTGTTTTTTTCAAGCCGAAGGAGAAGGTATGA
- a CDS encoding GNAT family N-acetyltransferase, whose product MFELPAQKAEELKAKLIINPSFEMLRQVEGWLRDEYENSCSGFYPSWDIIRHRFDNGQVILLLAKGRAAGFICWYGTSAVKFIDFVEIMPQVRRRGLGRLMVEECMDVFRESGCVVVSLECPFFASLPFWRSLNFIPNTAGISCVNQRMFKVLTTSLELFGLKSTDSPVVELWNNPPDDTGNTEATWKWRIQLENGSRRLVTPVIYPCLPDWRLRVRVGSKIFVDTAVKHFSMNQVYFDGFLIIERLDIEHQ is encoded by the coding sequence ATGTTTGAACTTCCTGCACAGAAGGCTGAGGAGCTAAAGGCTAAGCTGATAATCAATCCTTCATTTGAAATGCTTAGGCAGGTTGAAGGTTGGCTGAGGGATGAGTATGAGAATTCCTGTTCCGGCTTCTATCCTAGCTGGGACATTATTCGGCATCGGTTCGATAACGGGCAAGTTATCCTGCTGCTTGCGAAGGGACGTGCCGCTGGATTTATCTGCTGGTATGGTACTTCCGCGGTAAAGTTTATTGATTTTGTTGAGATAATGCCGCAAGTGCGTCGACGAGGTTTAGGACGACTTATGGTGGAGGAGTGCATGGACGTGTTTAGAGAATCGGGATGTGTTGTTGTAAGTCTAGAATGCCCATTTTTTGCCTCGCTACCATTTTGGCGTAGTTTGAATTTTATTCCAAACACGGCAGGTATTTCTTGTGTCAATCAAAGAATGTTCAAGGTGTTAACAACCTCCTTGGAGTTGTTCGGTTTAAAATCAACCGATAGCCCTGTGGTGGAGCTGTGGAATAATCCGCCTGATGATACAGGAAACACGGAGGCCACTTGGAAATGGCGAATCCAGCTTGAAAATGGTTCCCGTAGGTTGGTTACTCCTGTTATTTATCCCTGTCTGCCTGATTGGAGATTAAGAGTCAGAGTGGGATCGAAGATTTTTGTCGACACTGCGGTTAAGCATTTCAGTATGAATCAGGTTTACTTCGATGGTTTTTTAATCATCGAGAGACTAGATATTGAACACCAATAA
- a CDS encoding sugar phosphate nucleotidyltransferase, with amino-acid sequence MKPTLVVLAAGMGSRYGGLKQVDGLGPNGETIIDYSVYDAMRAGFGKVVFIIRKSIEADFMAAFGNRFSDKIEVKLVFQELDLLPKGFMCPADRVKPWGTGHAVWAAKDVVSEPFAVINADDFYGRQSFAQLADALTHGKAEGQAYMVGYKLRKTLSEEGTVSRGVCKVDANSLLVDVVEHTKIGSDGNSIFNTEDDGSKKILSGDASVSMNCWGFTPDFFDHAERMLKEFLTDNIASPKAEFYIPLVVNRLLSQGKATCKVIPTDSDWFGVTYAGDKPIVMAQLKVLVEKGEYPSPLWK; translated from the coding sequence ATGAAGCCAACATTGGTGGTTTTAGCCGCTGGCATGGGAAGCCGGTATGGCGGGTTGAAGCAGGTTGATGGGCTAGGTCCTAATGGCGAAACCATTATCGATTATTCAGTTTACGATGCCATGCGAGCCGGCTTTGGCAAGGTGGTGTTTATTATTCGAAAGAGTATTGAGGCCGATTTTATGGCCGCTTTTGGAAATCGTTTTTCAGATAAAATTGAGGTGAAGCTCGTGTTTCAGGAACTGGATTTGTTGCCAAAGGGATTTATGTGTCCTGCTGACCGAGTTAAACCTTGGGGTACAGGCCATGCCGTATGGGCAGCCAAGGATGTTGTTAGCGAGCCTTTTGCCGTAATTAATGCCGATGATTTCTATGGACGCCAATCGTTTGCCCAACTGGCCGATGCTTTAACGCACGGGAAAGCGGAAGGACAAGCCTATATGGTTGGCTACAAGCTGAGGAAAACGCTCTCCGAGGAGGGAACTGTTTCGCGTGGGGTGTGTAAGGTCGATGCCAACTCGCTGCTGGTAGATGTGGTAGAGCATACCAAAATCGGTAGCGATGGCAATTCCATATTTAATACCGAAGATGACGGGTCTAAGAAAATACTTTCAGGTGATGCCTCTGTTTCCATGAATTGCTGGGGTTTTACACCTGACTTCTTCGACCACGCTGAGCGCATGTTGAAGGAGTTTTTAACCGATAATATTGCAAGCCCAAAGGCTGAGTTTTATATTCCGTTGGTAGTTAATCGTCTGCTGTCCCAAGGTAAAGCAACCTGCAAGGTAATCCCTACCGACTCAGACTGGTTTGGTGTGACCTATGCTGGTGACAAGCCAATCGTGATGGCTCAGCTCAAGGTGTTGGTTGAGAAGGGGGAGTATCCGTCCCCACTCTGGAAGTAA